Proteins from a single region of SAR324 cluster bacterium:
- a CDS encoding ABC transporter ATP-binding protein, protein KLLLLDEPPEGIQPSIIQDIGRVIQTLREQGEMAILLVEQYFDFARELADEYVVMGRGEVVLAGSEKEVQPHEVRRWLTV, encoded by the coding sequence CAAAGCTATTGTTACTTGATGAACCGCCAGAGGGAATTCAACCCTCCATTATTCAAGACATAGGTCGAGTCATTCAAACGCTGCGGGAACAGGGAGAAATGGCAATATTGTTGGTTGAACAATACTTTGATTTTGCTCGTGAGTTAGCCGATGAATATGTAGTCATGGGTCGAGGAGAAGTTGTTCTTGCCGGCAGTGAAAAGGAGGTTCAACCTCATGAAGTTCGGCGCTGGCTGACTGTCTAA
- a CDS encoding urease subunit gamma, which produces MNLTPRELEKLTIFTAGELARKRRTRGLKLNHPEAVALITSELLEAIRDGRSVTDVMAFGRTILKAEEVMEGVPEMIPEIQVEGTFPDGTKLVTVHDPIQ; this is translated from the coding sequence ATGAACCTAACTCCCCGAGAATTAGAAAAACTTACTATCTTCACTGCAGGTGAACTGGCTCGCAAGCGTCGCACTCGCGGACTCAAGCTCAATCACCCTGAGGCTGTGGCCTTGATCACTTCCGAGCTGCTCGAAGCGATTAGGGATGGACGTTCCGTGACAGATGTCATGGCTTTCGGTCGTACAATCCTTAAAGCCGAGGAAGTCATGGAAGGTGTTCCAGAAATGATTCCAGAAATTCAGGTCGAAGGAACTTTTCCAGATGGGACTAAGCTGGTTACCGTCCACGACCCGATCCAATAA
- a CDS encoding urease subunit beta, which yields MIPGEYQLSKSPIEINAGRRTSTVRVENTGDRPIQVGSHCHFFECNASLRFTREEAYGMRLNIPAGTAVRFEPGDTREVELVELGGNREVLGLNQLVEGILDTTEVRQAALQRSTNFVR from the coding sequence ATGATCCCTGGAGAATACCAACTATCGAAGTCTCCAATCGAAATCAATGCAGGTCGCCGAACAAGTACTGTTCGTGTTGAGAATACAGGAGACCGTCCAATCCAGGTTGGTTCGCACTGCCATTTCTTCGAATGTAACGCTTCTTTACGCTTCACACGGGAAGAAGCCTACGGGATGCGACTCAATATACCGGCAGGGACTGCTGTCCGCTTTGAGCCGGGAGATACCCGTGAAGTTGAACTTGTGGAACTGGGAGGAAATCGAGAAGTCCTCGGTCTTAATCAGTTGGTGGAGGGAATTCTGGACACGACAGAAGTCCGCCAGGCCGCTCTTCAACGATCTACCAACTTCGTACGCTGA